A genomic region of Rhipicephalus sanguineus isolate Rsan-2018 chromosome 1, BIME_Rsan_1.4, whole genome shotgun sequence contains the following coding sequences:
- the LOC119378881 gene encoding zinc finger CCHC domain-containing protein 8 homolog isoform X2, translated as MDENGENVACEDRCDSDLKREVNSAENQDDEPPIKCLKQEEDQEPASSTEVFFIDNKCDKEAFTRFMSTDSTNNTDEHSSYRTADFIQLDDSEPEEPAPVDVQPSVVCFNCGGKHFLNDCTEKINMARVSQKRREMARERDVTPKKLRYFEHEMLSQRFQPGKYSKELRKALDLRPEDLPPFIYRMRVLGYPPGWLTYAEVEKSGLTIYGLDDHGKPNENLEAGEVDKEAGEIDCGDVQEVQYDPARLVDFPGFNVPVPPGVRDLCEEYGMPPMLPHQQRSEAEKYMKAPVVAKSFSQRQKLPPPVVQPSTDIGQVVDMHIDDGAEEEVVCFEGGNISAVTAADSSTDSKCTSTDVSQESLVPEQPSSASDCNNVASSSSTEADRQEQPSDNVASSSSMEADRQAQPSDNVASSSSTEADRQVQPSDNVASSSSTEADRQERPSPLAVQNGSTSNSDNSTVDTPKAKKHKVTMGTPMLIGFSKYTSLPPRENFAKDMTDHIPFENLPGTTGRYDKLRTVIKKVRALREENDKNDD; from the exons ATGGATGAAAACGGAGAAAACGTAGCCTGTGAGGATCGCTGCGATAGTGACTTGAAGAG GGAGGTTAATTCTGCTGAAAACCAGGATGATGAGCCACCTATCAAATGCCTAAAACAG GAAGAAGACCAAGAACCAGCCTCTTCTACAGAAGTGTTCTTTATAGACAACAAATGTGATAAAGAAGCCTTCACAAGGTTTATGTCCACGGACAGCACTAATAATACGGACGAGCATTCATCATA TCGCACTGCCGATTTCATTCAACTTGATGATTCTGAGCCAGAAGAACCAGCCCCTGTTGATGTACAACCCAG TGTTGTATGCTTCAACTGCGGTGGCAAGCACTTCTTGAATGATTGCACCGAGAAGATCAACATGGCACGTGTATCCCAAAAGCGCAGGGAAATGGCCAGAGAGAGGGATGTAACGCCAAAAAAACT ACGCTACTTCGAGCATGAAATGCTGTCACAACGTTTCCAACCTGGTAAATATAG CAAGGAGTTGAGAAAGGCTTTAGATTTGCGTCCAGAAGATCTCCCTCCATTCATCTATAGAATGCGTGTGCTTGGTTATCCACCAGGCTGGCTTACATATGCAGAAGTTGAAAAATCTGGGCTAACAATCTATGGCTTGGATGATCATG GCAAACCAAATGAAAATTTAGAGGCTGGAGAAGTAGACAAAGAAGCCGGAGAAATCGACTGTGGTGATGTGCAAGAAG TGCAATATGATCCAGCCCGGTTGGTTGACTTTCCCGGCTTCAATGTTCCTGTGCCACCTGGCGTTCGTGAT TTGTGTGAAGAGTATGGAATGCCACCGATGCTTCCACACCAGCAGAGGTCTGAAGCTGAAAAATATATGAAAGCGCCGGTG GTTGCAAAAAGCTTTAGTCAGAGGCAGAAGCTGCCACCACCAGTTGTACAACCAAGCACAGACATTGGCCAAGTAGTGGACATGCACATTGATGATGGAGCTGAAGAGGAAGTGGTTTGCTTTGAAGGTGGAAACATTTCTGCAG TCACGGCAGCAGATTCATCGACAGACTCAAAGTGTACCAGCACAGACGTCAGCCAAGAGAGTCTTGTTCCTGAGCAGCCAAGTTCAGCCTCTGATTGCAACAATGTGGCTTCTTCAAGCAGCACGGAAGCTGATAGACAAGAGCAGCCCAGCGATAATGTCGCTTCTTCAAGCAGCATGGAAGCTGATAGACAAGCACAGCCCAGTGACAATGTAGCTTCTTCAAGCAGCACGGAAGCTGATAGACAAGTGCAGCCCAGCGACAATGTGGCTTCTTCAAGCAGCACAGAAGCTGATAGACAAGAGCGACCCAGCCCACTAGCTGTTCAAAATGGAAGCACTTCCAATTCTGACAACTCCACAGTGGACACACCAAAAGCCAAAAAACACAAAGTTACCATGGGAACACCTATGCTCATTGGATTCAGCAAGTACACGTCACTTCCACCACGTGAGAACTTTGCTAAGGACATGACTGACCACATTCCTTTTGAAAACTTGCCTGGGACAACTGGAAGATATGATAAGCTGCGTACAGTTATTAAGAAAGTGCGTGCTCTGCGCGAAGAAAATGATAAAAATGACGACTGA
- the LOC119378881 gene encoding zinc finger CCHC domain-containing protein 8 homolog isoform X1 — translation MDENGENVACEDRCDSDLKREVNSAENQDDEPPIKCLKQEEDQEPASSTEVFFIDNKCDKEAFTRFMSTDSTNNTDEHSSYNIFSRTADFIQLDDSEPEEPAPVDVQPSVVCFNCGGKHFLNDCTEKINMARVSQKRREMARERDVTPKKLRYFEHEMLSQRFQPGKYSKELRKALDLRPEDLPPFIYRMRVLGYPPGWLTYAEVEKSGLTIYGLDDHGKPNENLEAGEVDKEAGEIDCGDVQEVQYDPARLVDFPGFNVPVPPGVRDLCEEYGMPPMLPHQQRSEAEKYMKAPVVAKSFSQRQKLPPPVVQPSTDIGQVVDMHIDDGAEEEVVCFEGGNISAVTAADSSTDSKCTSTDVSQESLVPEQPSSASDCNNVASSSSTEADRQEQPSDNVASSSSMEADRQAQPSDNVASSSSTEADRQVQPSDNVASSSSTEADRQERPSPLAVQNGSTSNSDNSTVDTPKAKKHKVTMGTPMLIGFSKYTSLPPRENFAKDMTDHIPFENLPGTTGRYDKLRTVIKKVRALREENDKNDD, via the exons ATGGATGAAAACGGAGAAAACGTAGCCTGTGAGGATCGCTGCGATAGTGACTTGAAGAG GGAGGTTAATTCTGCTGAAAACCAGGATGATGAGCCACCTATCAAATGCCTAAAACAG GAAGAAGACCAAGAACCAGCCTCTTCTACAGAAGTGTTCTTTATAGACAACAAATGTGATAAAGAAGCCTTCACAAGGTTTATGTCCACGGACAGCACTAATAATACGGACGAGCATTCATCATA TAATATTTTCAGTCGCACTGCCGATTTCATTCAACTTGATGATTCTGAGCCAGAAGAACCAGCCCCTGTTGATGTACAACCCAG TGTTGTATGCTTCAACTGCGGTGGCAAGCACTTCTTGAATGATTGCACCGAGAAGATCAACATGGCACGTGTATCCCAAAAGCGCAGGGAAATGGCCAGAGAGAGGGATGTAACGCCAAAAAAACT ACGCTACTTCGAGCATGAAATGCTGTCACAACGTTTCCAACCTGGTAAATATAG CAAGGAGTTGAGAAAGGCTTTAGATTTGCGTCCAGAAGATCTCCCTCCATTCATCTATAGAATGCGTGTGCTTGGTTATCCACCAGGCTGGCTTACATATGCAGAAGTTGAAAAATCTGGGCTAACAATCTATGGCTTGGATGATCATG GCAAACCAAATGAAAATTTAGAGGCTGGAGAAGTAGACAAAGAAGCCGGAGAAATCGACTGTGGTGATGTGCAAGAAG TGCAATATGATCCAGCCCGGTTGGTTGACTTTCCCGGCTTCAATGTTCCTGTGCCACCTGGCGTTCGTGAT TTGTGTGAAGAGTATGGAATGCCACCGATGCTTCCACACCAGCAGAGGTCTGAAGCTGAAAAATATATGAAAGCGCCGGTG GTTGCAAAAAGCTTTAGTCAGAGGCAGAAGCTGCCACCACCAGTTGTACAACCAAGCACAGACATTGGCCAAGTAGTGGACATGCACATTGATGATGGAGCTGAAGAGGAAGTGGTTTGCTTTGAAGGTGGAAACATTTCTGCAG TCACGGCAGCAGATTCATCGACAGACTCAAAGTGTACCAGCACAGACGTCAGCCAAGAGAGTCTTGTTCCTGAGCAGCCAAGTTCAGCCTCTGATTGCAACAATGTGGCTTCTTCAAGCAGCACGGAAGCTGATAGACAAGAGCAGCCCAGCGATAATGTCGCTTCTTCAAGCAGCATGGAAGCTGATAGACAAGCACAGCCCAGTGACAATGTAGCTTCTTCAAGCAGCACGGAAGCTGATAGACAAGTGCAGCCCAGCGACAATGTGGCTTCTTCAAGCAGCACAGAAGCTGATAGACAAGAGCGACCCAGCCCACTAGCTGTTCAAAATGGAAGCACTTCCAATTCTGACAACTCCACAGTGGACACACCAAAAGCCAAAAAACACAAAGTTACCATGGGAACACCTATGCTCATTGGATTCAGCAAGTACACGTCACTTCCACCACGTGAGAACTTTGCTAAGGACATGACTGACCACATTCCTTTTGAAAACTTGCCTGGGACAACTGGAAGATATGATAAGCTGCGTACAGTTATTAAGAAAGTGCGTGCTCTGCGCGAAGAAAATGATAAAAATGACGACTGA